In a genomic window of Helianthus annuus cultivar XRQ/B chromosome 10, HanXRQr2.0-SUNRISE, whole genome shotgun sequence:
- the LOC110886848 gene encoding glucan endo-1,3-beta-glucosidase 8, giving the protein MIMIMTILLCFSTTFISFVSCSGLDPNLGVGVNWGTMTSHQLPPEKVVEMMRANGFKKVKLFEAEKRIMEALIGSEIEVMVGIPNFMLLDLSQDPSYADYWVDANITTYAYPGGVNIKYVAVGNEPFLRAYNATYLQITLPALKNVQNALIRAGFGSKIKATVPLNADIYESPESNPVPSAGDFRLDIKDATIEIVEFLYSNDAPFTVNIYPFLSLYGNPYFPMDFAFFDGSNRPLKDGNYLYTNVFDANYDTLVASLTKAGYPDMKIIVGEIGWPTDGDIHANVKSAKRFNQGVINHVMGSKGTPVRIGPLEIYLFSLLDENKKSIAPGSFETHWGIFEYNGKPKYQLDLTGSKRNKGLAPVLGVRYMSRKWCVLNPRVKELNGLAKEIDYACSLSDCTSLGYGSSCNHLSLAGNASFAFNMYYQLNDQSDWACEFSGLGIVTREDPSVGECRFPVTIAYGTLVVPVHRKVLKVLLGVLEGCIVFLLLVS; this is encoded by the exons ATGATCATGATCATGACAATACTTCTATGTTTTTCGACGACGTTTATATCGTTTGTTAGTTGTTCGGGTTTGGATCCAAATCTTGGTGTGGGAGTTAACTGGGGCACCATGACGAGCCACCAGTTGCCGCCGGAGAAGGTGGTGGAGATGATGAGAGCGAACGGGTTTAAGAAGGTGAAGCTCTTCGAAGCGGAGAAACGGATCATGGAAGCGCTCATTGGATCGGAGATTGAGGTGATGGTGGGCATCCCTAATTTCATGTTGTTGGATTTGAGTCAAGATCCAAGTTATGCTGATTATTGGGTTGATGCTAATATTACTACTTATGCTTATCCTGGTGGTGTTAATATCAA GTACGTTGCAGTCGGAAACGAGCCATTCCTCAGAGCGTACAATGCGACATATCTACAAATCACATTACCCGCGTTAAAAAATGTCCAAAATGCCCTTATCCGGGCCGGTTTTGGGTCCAAAATCAAAGCCACTGTCCCGTTAAACGCGGATATATACGAGTCACCAGAGTCCAACCCGGTTCCATCAGCCGGTGACTTCCGGTTAGATATCAAAGATGCAACGATTGAAATCGTTGAGTTTCTTTATTCGAATGATGCCCCTTTTACGGTCAATATTTACCCGTTTCTTAGTCTCTATGGTAACCCGTATTTTCCTATGGATTTCGCGTTCTTTGATGGGTCAAATAGACCACTTAAAGACGGGAATTATTTGTACACCAATGTGTTTGATGCAAATTACGACACATTGGTGGCTTCTCTAACAAAAGCAGGTTACCCTGATATGAAAATCATCGTTGGTGAAATCGGGTGGCCCACGGATGGGGACATACACGCGAATGTAAAATCCGCGAAAAGATTTAACCAAGGTGTGATCAACCACGTAATGGGGTCGAAAGGTACCCCAGTTAGAATCGGGCCGTTGGAAATTTACCTTTTTAGCCTTCTAGATGAAAACAAGAAGAGTATAGCTCCAGGGTCATTTGAGACACATTGGGGCATATTCGAATACAATGGTAAACCGAAATACCAATTGGACTTAACCGGGTCCAAAAGAAACAAAGGGTTAGCCCCGGTTTTAGGGGTGCGATACATGAGCCGAAAGTGGTGTGTGTTAAATCCTCGTGTTAAAGAACTTAACGGGCTGGCTAAGGAGATTGATTACGCGTGTAGCTTATCGGATTGTACATCGTTAGGCTACGGGTCATCGTGTAACCATTTAAGTTTGGCGGGAAACGCTTCGTTTGCTTTTAATATGTATTATCAACTTAATGATCAGAGTGATTGGGCGTGTGAGTTTTCGGGGTTAGGGATCGTCACTAGGGAGGATCCGTCGGTGGGTGAATGTCGGTTTCCGGTGACGATTGCTTATGGTACTTTGGTGGTGCCGGTTCATAGGAAAGTTTTGAAGGTTTTGTTGGGTGTTCTTGAAGGTTGCATTGTGTTCTTGCTTCTTGTTTCTTAG